The region TAGAGCCGGGTCGTTTTTACGACATCGATCGCCTGGCCTTAGAAGTCGATGCCCCCGTTACCCTGGAGCGGGTGCTGTTTGTCAACAACGACGGCGAAGCCCTGGTGGGTCAGCCCGTGGTTGAAGGGGCAACCGTGGTGGGGAGCGTTGTCAGCCATCTGCGGGGGCGCAAGGTGATTGTCTATAAGATGCAGCCCAAGAAGAAAACCCGCAAAAAGCAGGGTCACCGCCAAGAGCTCACCCGCGTGATGATCAACTCCATTGAGATGAACGGCAAGGCAATTGCCGGTGAGACCGCTGCCCCAGCCGCCGCTCCCCAGTCGGCAGCAGCTGAGGCCGAGGCCGAAAGCTAGACCGATCGCGCTAGATTAAACAGTAGGTAGGTTGAAGGAATACACCCATGGCTCACAAGAAAGGTACAGGTAGTACTCGCAACGGGCGCGACTCAAACGCTAAGCGCCTCGGCGTCAAGCGCTACGGTGGCGAAGCCGTGCTAGCGGGCAACATTTTGATTCGCCAGCGGGGCACCAAAATTCACCCCGGCAACAATGTGGGTCGCGGTGGTGACGACACTCTGTTTGCGCTGGTAGACGGCGTGGTCACCTTTGAGCGTCGCGGCAAGAGCGGCAAAAAGGTCAGCGTCTATCCCGCTGCCGCAGCCGCTGCGGCTGAATAGAATCGGCCTTATCACCCGCAAAAGGCAACAAAAAAGCTCCTCACCAGTGAGGAGCTTTTTTGTTGCCAAACGCCAGTGGCTAATCGAGATAGCCCATCAAAATAGACGGGGGCGGATCGACCTGGTCGTTGGGGGCAATGGGGCGATCGCCGGGCAGCGTGTGAATGTCGGCAATATGCAGAGTGCTGACCTCAACCGGGCGGTGACCGGGCAGAGTATCGACGGTTGAAATCTCAAAGGTATTGGCCCCGATGGGACGACCGATGGGGCGCTCGGGGCCGAGGGTGCCCACTATTTCAAACTCGCTCAGCGCAATGGGGCGGTGATTCGGCAGACTGTCGGTTTCAACCACCCGCGTATTGTCCGACAGCACCAGGACATCGCTGGTTTTGGG is a window of Nodosilinea sp. PGN35 DNA encoding:
- the rplU gene encoding 50S ribosomal protein L21 — protein: MTYAIVEAGGKQLRVEPGRFYDIDRLALEVDAPVTLERVLFVNNDGEALVGQPVVEGATVVGSVVSHLRGRKVIVYKMQPKKKTRKKQGHRQELTRVMINSIEMNGKAIAGETAAPAAAPQSAAAEAEAES
- the rpmA gene encoding 50S ribosomal protein L27: MAHKKGTGSTRNGRDSNAKRLGVKRYGGEAVLAGNILIRQRGTKIHPGNNVGRGGDDTLFALVDGVVTFERRGKSGKKVSVYPAAAAAAAE